From a single Anomaloglossus baeobatrachus isolate aAnoBae1 chromosome 4, aAnoBae1.hap1, whole genome shotgun sequence genomic region:
- the LOC142302241 gene encoding histone H3: protein MARTKQTARKSTGGKAPRKQLATKAARKSAPATGGVKKPHRYRPGTVALREIRRYQKSTELLIRKLPFQRLVREIAQDFKTDLRFQSSAVMALQEASEAYLVGLFEDTNLCAIHAKRVTIMPKDIQLARRIRGERA from the coding sequence ATGGCCAGAACTAAGCAGACCGCCCGTAAATCCACCGGAGGGAAAGCTCCCCGCAAGCAGCTGGCCACTAAGGCCGCCAGGAAGAGCGCTCCCGCCACCGGCGGAGTGAAGAAGCCGCATCGCTACCGGCCGGGGACAGTCGCTCTCCGGGAGATCCGCCGCTACCAGAAATCCACCGAGCTGCTGATCCGGAAGCTTCCCTTCCAGCGCCTGGTGAGAGAGATCGCCCAGGACTTCAAGACCGATCTGCGCTTCCAGAGCTCGGCCGTCATGGCCCTGCAGGAGGCCAGCGAGGCTTATCTGGTGGGGCTGTTCGAGGACACCAACCTGTGCGCCATCCACGCCAAGAGGGTCACCATCATGCCCAAAGACATCCAGCTGGCCCGCCGCATCCGCGGGGAGAGGGCGTAG
- the LOC142301018 gene encoding histone H2B 1.1 — translation MPDPAKSAPAPKKGSKKAVTKTQKKDGKKRRKSRKESYAIYVYKVLKQVHPDTGISSKAMGIMNCFVGDIFERIAGEASRLAHYNKRHTITSREIQTAVRLLLPGELAKHAVSEGTKAVTKYTSAK, via the coding sequence ATGCCTGATCCCGCCAAGTCCGCCCCAGCGCCCaagaagggctccaagaaagccgtgaccaagactcagaagaaggacggcaagaagcggaggaagagccggaaggagagctatgccatctacgtgtacaaggtgctgaagcaggtgcaccccgacaccggcatctcctccaaggccatgggcatcatgaactgcttcgtcggtgacatcttcgagcgcatcgcaggggaagcctcccgcctggcgcactacaacaagcgccacaccatcacctcccgggagatccagaccgccgtgcgcctgctgctgcccggagagctggccaagcacgccgtgtccgagggcaccaaggccgtcaccaagtacaccagcgccaagtga
- the LOC142301020 gene encoding histone H4, with amino-acid sequence MSGRGKGGKGLGKGGAKRHRKVLRDNIQGITKPAIRRLARRGGVKRISGLIYEETRGVLKVFLENVIRDAVTYTEHAKRKTVTAMDVVYALKRQGRTLYGFGG; translated from the coding sequence atgtctggacgcggcaaaggagggaaaggtctggggaagggcggcgccaagcggcacaggaaggttctccgggacaacatccagggcatcaccaagcccgccatccgccgtctcgcccgcagaggaggcgtcaagcgcatctctggcctcatctatgaggagactcgcggtgtcctgaaagtcttcctggagaacgtgatccgtgacgccgtcacctacaccgagcacgccaagaggaagaccgtcaccgccatggacgtggtgtacgcgctcaagcgccagggccgcactctctacggcttcgggGGTTAA
- the LOC142302242 gene encoding histone H1.5-like: protein MAETAPAAAPPPAEPAAKSKKAPKKSGAAKKSSKSSGPSASELLMKAVSASKERSGVSLAALKKLLSAGGYDVERNNSRLKLAIKALVNKGSLLQVKGSGASGSFKLNKKQETKDKAAKKKPAAAAKPKKPAAKKAAKSPKKPKKVPAAAKKSPKKTKKPAAPAKKAAKSPKKPKTAPKPKKVTKSPAKKATKAKKPAAKK from the coding sequence ATGGCAGAGACCGCACCGGCCGCCGCTCCTCCTCCCGCCGAACCGGCCGCCAAATCTAAGAAGGCGCCGAAGAAATCCGGGGCCGCCAAGAAAAGCAGCAAATCCTCCGGTCCCAGCGCCTCCGAGCTGCTCATGAAAGCCGTGTCCGCCTCCAAGGAGCGCAGTGGGGTGTCTCTGGCCGCCCTGAAGAAGCTTCTGTCTGCCGGAGGATACGATGTGGAGAGGAATAACAGCCGCCTGAAGCTGGCCATCAAGGCTCTGGTCAACAAGGGCTCCCTGCTCCAGGTGAAGGGCAGCGGCGCCTCCGGGTCCTTCAAGCTGAACAAGAAGCAGGAGACGAAGGACAAAGCGGCcaagaagaagccagcagctgcggccaagcctaagaagccggcagccaagaaAGCGGCCAAATCTCCGAAGAAGCCCAAGAAGGTTCCGGCCGCGGCCAAGAAAAGCCCGAAAAAGACCAAGAAGCCCGCAGCACCCGCCAAGAAAGCGGCAAAGAGCCCCAAGAAGCCGAAGACTGCTCCAAAGCCCAAGAAGGTGACGAAGAGTCCGGCTAAGAAGGCGACTAAAGCCAAGAAGCCCGCGGCCAAGAAATAA